The window GCCACCCATTCTTGATATATAGGTATAAAATTTCCGTGTTGAGCCAGTTGGGAAAATTGGGAGAAATCGGGAAAAATCATAATAAGTTATAGATTAGGGCGTTCGCGCCATGCTCATCGCTGTGGGTTACAGCAATAAAGTCTAACTCACAAAGCTTGCCATATTAGTATTCAAGCTGTACAGCACAGGGTCAAAAATTTTTATTTTTAACATTTATTGGTCATTGATTATTAGTAAAATAATCTTGGGTAACGAAAATTAAACTAACTTACGCATTTGGGACACGTAGCAATACGCCCACACTACCTTTTATTTACCCTTTTAGAGGAAAAACTTTTGTACATTGTTGAATCAGTTTCGTGCCACTGCCTGGTACTTGATTAAACTTCAGTCTATAGTAGCTACCTAAATCTATATTCTCTTCACGCAATAGTTTTCTTGGTTCACCTATACCAAGTTCAACAAATTCTGTAGTAACGTCAGTAATTGCACCTTGACTAGCTGTACCTGTAAAGCAGGAAGTTGACCCAGGAACTGGATACCGCATTCCTGTAACTTTGTTTCCCTGTTTACGGAAGATTAAATAATTATTTCCAACTTTATTTGGCAATAATGATTCTCCATAATAATAATTTCCATTAGGTAAGTTATAAATTTTCCTATTCGCTTCATCTGTCCTAGAATTTTGCTGCTTAGATAGCACAGAAGTAATACAACCAGCAGCCTTAAATTCTTGAATAATTTGCGATCTTTCTTGTTTATCAATTATAGGTAACTCTGTAAGTGGTTGTAGAACTCTCGGATCACCTAAAGGATACTCCGTTACCAATTCTGCTTTATTATTTTTAACTGTTGCTATCCCTAAATAATTTCTTTCGGTAAAATAAACGTAATTGTCACTTGTGCGGATTTGTTGATTAGATACAGAACCGATAGTTAAGCTCCCAGTAGCTTCTCCGTTCCAAACAAGGCACACACGCCCTTTAGTATTAGAGGGATAAACTAGCAAAGATTCTTCAACACCAGACCATGTACCTAAAAAAGGTGCCACAGTTTGATCTATTTTTGACCACGCTTTTACAAAAGATGCTCTTTCCTGATTTTCTTGCTGATTTCTGCTATCTCCTATCTGATTTGACATAATTTCTTGACGAAATTTTTGTCGAACTTGCTGCATTTCTTTTGTATTTGGGTATCTTTTAGACTTTATTTGTGCAACAACTGGTTGAGAACTTGCAGTAAAAATTCCTAAACTTAAGCTCAAGCTAATTATTGCTTTAGTATTCATATCTTTTCAGTTAGCAAGTTGTTTTATTGACAACTTAGGCAATTAAAACTTTCTATGAAATTTCCTTAATTCTTATACACTGCCTATCTGGGTAATTCCTAAAGAACTTAGTTTTGCTTATATACGAGATACAAATAATAAGTAGGGTGGACAATTGCCCACCCTACTTATTATTTATGGTGTAATTCGAGCGATTAAGCCGGATCTTCTAGCGCAACGCTATACCATGTCGCCAGAAATTTAAGGTCTACCTTTGCGATGTTAGATATCGTAAGTGGTAGTACCGCTAAATTTGACCTTAGCAGGCTCTGTGTTGCTGCCAATATTGCGATCTTTTTTGCCAGCATAAACACGCCCTTCATTAACTTTTTCTGGGAAAACGCCATCTTTGGGGTGTAAGTATACAATTTCACCGTTGGGGAATACACGGTAAATTTTGTAGTTGTTGATTTTGAATTTGGCGCGTAGTTGCTGACCACCCAAAGCGATGCAGTATTCTTTGCGTGCTAAATACAGGAGGTTGTCGCCTTGGTGCATAATGGCAGAGCCGCCAGTAGGCATTTCAAATACTTGCTCTTTGGGGCTAGTCCAAGAGATCGCATATTTTTCTTCTGTTTCTGCTTTGGTTAGTAAGCCACCAGTGCCACCACCGAAAATTGGAGTTTGTCCGCTAAGTTGTTCTGCCATAAATTTATCTCTCAACGTTTTAGGGCATCCTACCACCATGACTATGCACGTCTAGAGAGTTTGTCAAGAACTGTAACAGTTCTATAAATACAAGGCAATTTCAACAAGATGTAGTGGCAACGTAAAACTTATACCAATTTCATTTTATAAGTCTACAGATAGATGTTGTAAAGACGTGTAGTAGCGCGTCTCTGTAGTAGGATGTGTTGCAGCGACCAGTGGATAACTTCACCCCTTGCCTGGGTTTCCTGATCGCCTGGGTTCTGAACGACTGCTGATCATGGGGATAGTGAAGTGAAAAGCACTGCCTTGGTCTTTACCTTCTGACTCTGCCCAAATTTCGCCCCCCCAATTGTTAACAATCTGGCGGCAAATTGCTAACCCTAAGCCAGTACCTCCAGTAGTGCGGCGTAGCGCCCCTTCTTCTTGATAAAAACGGTCAAATACCACCTGTAGGCGATTGGGTTCGATACCACGACCTGTATCTGTTACGGTAACTTTTAACAAATTACCGTTGCTATCAGCTTTGATAGTGACGTTTCCTTGAGGAGGAGTAAATTTGCAAGCATTGTCTAGCAGTTTAACTAGCACCTCAACTAGCCACTCTCCATCGGCTCTTACCAATGGCAAATCAGGTGGAATTTGGCTACTAATTTCAGGTAGATCGTTATTAAGATTACGAGCGTGGATACTACTGATCGCTAACTCAATACACTCATTAAGAGATAAAGGTTCTGGATGCCATTCCACTCGACCACTCTCTAGTCGGGAAAGGGTGAGAAAGTCTTGAATCAGTTTACGCATCCGTTCGGTATCTGCTAGAGCAGTGTTGAGCATTACCTGGCGTAATTCAAGGGACATATCAGGCTCAGTCGCCAGACTCTCTAGGCAGACTTGAATTGTAGAAAGGGGGGTGCGTAATTCGTGACCAGTAATAGCTACTAAGTTAGCGCGAGTGCGGTCAAGGGCTTCTAGCTGTTGGTTAAGGTCTTCCAGGTTAGCATAAGCTTCGGCTTGAATTAGGGCAACGCCTATTTGTGTGGCGATCGCTTCTACCAGTTCTAGCTCATATTGTTTCCAGCAATGCTCAGTTGGGCCACTGTCGTGCAATTCAACCATTCCTAGCAGTCTGTCTTGATATAAGACTGGCACCATCAGCCAAGAGCGAATAGCTAATTGCTGTACTAATGCTTGGATGGGTGAATTACTAAGACGAGGATCTGTATATGTATCTGTTACATATACAGGCTCCCGTCGCTGTAAAATTTCCTGAAATAAAGGATTATTTTGTAAAGTCCATATTTGCCCTAATATCGAAACGTTTTGGCTATCTAAGTTATCCGCTACATTAAGATATTCGTGAGTAATAATAGCGTTGCTATCGGTAGCTTTGCAGTAGTAAATTAAACAACGGGAAGTATGAATTGTTAATCCCAATTCTTGCACTGCCACTTGCATAATTTCATCAGGATTAAGCGATCGCCTGATGGCAGCCGTAATTGAATTTACCAGCCGTTCTTTCTGTTCTTGGCTGGCAATGGAACGATAAGCTTTGATTAATTTATACTGACCTGCCTGTAGGTATGTCACTAACCTCTGCACAAACGGGTCAGCATTCAAACTATGAGCATCTTGATGATTGAGTGTTAAGTTTTGAGAAGATATCTGTTTCTTCCCTTGTTTGTTGCCTTTTTTCTTAGATGTAGCACCTAAAGATTCAGTTGGTTGGCTGAGATGAGTAAGACCATAAACATTTTTTGCTTGCTGAATTTTATCAGCTAACTCTGGTCTGTAAGCCCAAATTCGATTGAGCAACAGTTCCGCAGCAATGCTGGCTACTTTACGGTCAAATGTCCAGATGCCTTCAAAGCGGCGAGATGGATCCATCTCAGATACCGCTGTATTATCCGGCGCAGGTGCAAATTTTTCTCGGCAAATTAGGCAAGTAGAGGAGTGCGGACTAAGAACAACTAAGTGCCACTCCTTACTAAGCCCGTCTGTAGGATCAAATGCCACACTTTCATAAACGTCCGAACTACTTTTAAAATCTGTTTCAGGTGCTGCCAGCACGTATACCTGGGGTGTTCGTGCGGCAATTCTGCGGTATCGGTGCGCTTCTTGACGATAAAAACGCTCTCGTTGAAAGCTGGCTATTACCAAAGGCTGCTCTAAACCAGCCAACACCTGATCTTCCATCGCGTGAGACAGGGCGGTTAAAGAAGACTTGAAATAAAGCTGTGGTCGCAGTTCTGGTGCTGCTTGCAGCAAGTCTGCCAAGATGGAAGTCAGGATGCTCATTGATATGTTTCTTTAGTTCAATGTCGCCGACAATTAGTAGGACGCTATTGAACGATCTAACAATAAATGCAGTAGCTAAGTAGCTGGGTGGAAATAAACGTAACATTCAAGCTGGCCATTGGTCATTGAGGCTGGAGTTGTTTAAGTTTGTTTTGTGCAGATAACAAAAGTTCTTGGGCTTTAAGATATGATGTTGTCCCTGGTTTAACTTTTTCTAGTTGATTAATAATTCCTTGAATCTGACTAATTGTACGATTGCGGTCTAGTAACTTAGCATCAGTAGGAGTAGAAGCAATCAAGTTTTGAATTGCGCTTTGTGATTGTTCCAAAGCTGATACAGAATCTGCTTCATACTGCTTCCTAATCTTAATTTGCCCTAAATTAGCTTGGTATTCTGCCAAAGATTTTTGCGCTATGGCATAACCTGCCAAATCTTCTGGGGGAATTTCTGCAAGGCGAACAATAGCCTGTTGCCACAAGCCCTCAATTTGTTCCCATTGAGAAACGCTATGGGGCGGATTTTGGCTTGCAACTGCGGCTTGCATAGAAAATTGTTTTGCGGCTGCTATTAAGGTGCTGATGCGTTCGTTACCAGCAGCAAGACCGACTATTTCTTGATAATCACGCTTGTAAGCCTCTAGTTTCTTTTGCGAGGTTTTTCCTGCTAAAGTTTCGGAGGGTATTTGCTCTAGTTGGTCTAATGCTGAAGACCAAGATGCGATCGCAGTTTGTTTATCTGTTGGTGTTGATGCCTGCTGATACTGCTGTTTTGCTGTATTGAGTGCCTGTTGCCCCTCAGATAGAAACGTTTGAGCATTTTTTTCTTGAAATACTTTAGCTGCTAACTGCCCAATTTTTTCGCGATCGCTATTAAATTTATATATATTAAAACGCCAATCGTACCACCAATATCTGTATTCTGGCCACTCACTTAAAAAGCTTATCGGCAAGGCATCGAGATGTTTTTGTGCTTCATTAACCTTCTGTTCACCCAAATTTAAGTCTGCTGGACTGGTAGGGTGATCGACTAACTGTTGAGCTTGTTCAACCGATGCGATCGCCTGTTTATACTCACCTTCCATTTTTCTATAACTAGGCAATAGCAGAATAGGATATTTCTCTGCAACGGCGCTACGAATCACCCGATCAGGCTGATTTGCTACCCACACTATTAACCAAGGCAAACCTACAAACACAGCACTCAGTATTAATACAAATTTTATTTTTTTTAGCCCACCTCTGTTCTTTTGAATTTTTGAGCTTTGCTGATGAGGGCGGGTGGGGATAAACTGTGCCTCAAGTTCTTTTTCAAGTTCCTCTAGTGTTTTTGGTTGTGGGGTTAAACCTGATTGGGTTTGGCTAGAAGAATTAATTCCTATACCACTCTGGTTATTCTGCTGACGAGATTTAAAGGGAAAAGTCATATAAAATTTACAACTACTGATGTTATTATGCCCATCAGTAGATGCTGAAGAAATAAACCTTTGTTAACACTTTTAAATAAAGCGTGTTAATTGCACTCGATAACGTTCTTTTTTAGTAACCATAATTTCTCCAACTTCTAAACGTCCTTTGCCACGAGTAGCAATTAAATCGCCTGTTTTTACAAGCTGACTAGGCTGGGTAATTTCTTTCCAATTAACGCGCACATCACCAGCAGAAATAAATTCCACCATTTTGCTACGAGACATTCCAAAGCCAGCAGAAGCGATCGCATCTAGTCGTAACGACGCTTCCACAGTCGTTAACTCTTTCTTCTTAGGTTCACGAATTTTTAACTCACTTAATTCAATCCGCCTAGTATTTACAGGCACAGAACGCACTTGAGTTAAATGAGTTTCTAAATAATCCAGCATTTCAGGGATAATAATTGCCTGCGCTCCTTGCTCTCCCAGTACAATTATGTCGCCTGTTTTTTCTCGAACAATGCCACATCCCAGCATTGACCCTAAAAAATCTCGGTGAGTAGCTGAGTCAAACAGAAAGTTTCCGGCTATTGAGACAGCAGCTAGAGGCACTTGAGGCAAGTCTAGGGGTAGTTCAGAGCGTGCGATCGCCAGCCGTTGCCTTTCTGCCTGCGGATACCCCCCTCCCGCCACTAAATGCACATCCGTTAAACGTCCGAACATCTGTTGCATCTCCACCAATTCTGGCGGAGACAGAAAATCCGTGACTACCACTTCCCAAGTTTTGATCGCCTGTTCAGCTTGATCAATTACACGAGCAGCAGTTTCTCGATTTTCCACCCCTTTTAAGAGTTCTTCTCTTGGCAGCATCGTTTTTAACAATTAACAATTATCAATTATCAATTATCAATTATTAATGACTGCCAAAAAGGGTAATTTTTGCCGTGTGCAATTACTACTACCTAAACATCAGTAGGGTCTACATAGCCTTGGAGGTTTTCCGGCTGCAACTCCCGCAGGATGCGAGTTGCTTGTTGGGTTATACCTGGAGAGCCTTTGACGGCAACCAGGTACTTACCAGCATTCAATCTATTGCGATAGGGTAAAGCATCACCACTACCCGAAGCTAATGCTACCCCTCCACCTACAAAAACGCTACCCAATCCTCCAGAAGCAGCGCCCAACAAACCACCAATCAGAGGATTGCCAATTTCGCCTGCCCAGGGAAAAGTATTCAACCCAGTTAGTAAATTGAAAGTAGCACCAGCAAAAAATCCAAATGGGACTAGCCAGTAGGACATTAGCTTTGCTTGTTTACCAGCTTGCTCATTGGGGTCAATCAAGCCAAATTCATCGGCGCTTTTATATCCTCTACCAAGAATACTTACTTTATCCATTGGGAAACCTTGTTTCTCTAAAACTGAGTAGGCTTCTTCTGCCTGAATCCGATCTGATAAGACAGCAATAAGATAGTTCATGTTTTTTAAAATTAAATTCCTTGCAGTTCAGTTAGCAATAAGCTTAACAGTGCTGATTCCACCGTTAAAATACTTAAGTCCTAATCCTGTTGGAGCAAACCCGTAAAGGATAAGCCCTAACGATGATACGATAAATAATTTTGCACCTGCCACACCCGCTCTCTCCTCCCTAGACTGCGGAACACAAATTACCCCTTAAGACTCACCTGCCGATCATGCCCAAGGTACTTGTTTCTGACCCGATTGACCAAGTTGGAATAGATATTCTCTCCCAAGTCGCCCAAGTAGATGTTAAAACAGGTCTTCCACCAGAAGAACTGATCAGAATTGTGCCAGAATACGACGCGATGATGATTCGCTCGGAAACTAAGGTAACAAAAGAAATTATCGAAGCTGCTACACAGCTAAAAATTATTGGACGCGCTGGTGTTGGTGTCGATAATGTCGATGTTCCGGCTGCAACCCGCAAAGGAATTGTGGTTGTCAATTCCCCTGAAGGCAATACAATTGCCGCAGCAGAACACGCCCTAGCTATGATGTTGTCTTTATCTAGGCATATTCCAGAGGCTAACCAGTCGGTTAAAAACAATAAGTGGGAGCGCAAACGCTTCGTTGGTACGGAAGTTTACAAAAAAACCCTGGGTATTGTTGGTTTAGGAAAAATTGGTTCTCATGTTGCTGCCGTAGCTAAAGCAATGGGAATGAAATTGCTGGCATACGACCCATTTATCTCTATAGAACGAGCAGATCAGATAGGTTGTCGTTTGGTAGATTTAGATTTACTGTTCCGCGAAGCAGATTATATTACTTTACACATACCAAAAACACCGGAAACTACTCACCTAATTGGTACTGAATCAATAGCTAAAATGAAACCTACTGCGCGGATCATTAACTGCGCTCGTGGTGGAATTATTGATGAAGATGCCCTTTTACAAGCATTAAAAGAAGGCAAAATCGCTGGTGCGGCTTTGGATGTGTTTGAAAAGGAACCTCTGGGTGAATCAGACTTACGCTCTCTTGGTAAAGAAGTTATTCTCACCCCACATTTAGGCGCATCAACTGCGGAAGCGCAGGTAAATGTTGCTGTTGATGTGGCAGAGCAAATTCGTGATGTTCTCCTGGGTTTACCTGCGCGTTCAGCCGTGAATATTCCAGGGCTGCACCCCGATGCTCTTGAAAAGCTCAGACCTTACTTACAACTGGCTGAAACGTTAGGTAATATGGTTGGTCAGTTAGCAGGGGGACGAGTTGAATCTCTCAATATTCGTCTTCAAGGAGACTTGGCAAATAATCAAAGTCAACCTGTAGTAGTTGCCGCACTCAAAGGTTTGCTATCTCAAGCTTTGCGAGAGCGAGTAAATTATGTTAATGCCAGTATAGAAGCTAAAGAGCGGGGCATTCATGTTGTTGAAACACGAGATGCAGATGTTCGAGATTATTCTGGTTCACTGCAACTATCAGCTAAGGGTGCTTTAGGTGAGCATTCAGTAACAGGTGCTTTATTGGGAGATAACGAAATTCGGATCACCAGCGTTGATGAGTTTCCCGTGAATGTTGA of the Oculatellaceae cyanobacterium genome contains:
- a CDS encoding DICT sensory domain-containing protein gives rise to the protein MSILTSILADLLQAAPELRPQLYFKSSLTALSHAMEDQVLAGLEQPLVIASFQRERFYRQEAHRYRRIAARTPQVYVLAAPETDFKSSSDVYESVAFDPTDGLSKEWHLVVLSPHSSTCLICREKFAPAPDNTAVSEMDPSRRFEGIWTFDRKVASIAAELLLNRIWAYRPELADKIQQAKNVYGLTHLSQPTESLGATSKKKGNKQGKKQISSQNLTLNHQDAHSLNADPFVQRLVTYLQAGQYKLIKAYRSIASQEQKERLVNSITAAIRRSLNPDEIMQVAVQELGLTIHTSRCLIYYCKATDSNAIITHEYLNVADNLDSQNVSILGQIWTLQNNPLFQEILQRREPVYVTDTYTDPRLSNSPIQALVQQLAIRSWLMVPVLYQDRLLGMVELHDSGPTEHCWKQYELELVEAIATQIGVALIQAEAYANLEDLNQQLEALDRTRANLVAITGHELRTPLSTIQVCLESLATEPDMSLELRQVMLNTALADTERMRKLIQDFLTLSRLESGRVEWHPEPLSLNECIELAISSIHARNLNNDLPEISSQIPPDLPLVRADGEWLVEVLVKLLDNACKFTPPQGNVTIKADSNGNLLKVTVTDTGRGIEPNRLQVVFDRFYQEEGALRRTTGGTGLGLAICRQIVNNWGGEIWAESEGKDQGSAFHFTIPMISSRSEPRRSGNPGKG
- a CDS encoding photosystem II S4 domain protein codes for the protein MLPREELLKGVENRETAARVIDQAEQAIKTWEVVVTDFLSPPELVEMQQMFGRLTDVHLVAGGGYPQAERQRLAIARSELPLDLPQVPLAAVSIAGNFLFDSATHRDFLGSMLGCGIVREKTGDIIVLGEQGAQAIIIPEMLDYLETHLTQVRSVPVNTRRIELSELKIREPKKKELTTVEASLRLDAIASAGFGMSRSKMVEFISAGDVRVNWKEITQPSQLVKTGDLIATRGKGRLEVGEIMVTKKERYRVQLTRFI
- a CDS encoding photosystem I reaction center subunit II PsaD, encoding MAEQLSGQTPIFGGGTGGLLTKAETEEKYAISWTSPKEQVFEMPTGGSAIMHQGDNLLYLARKEYCIALGGQQLRAKFKINNYKIYRVFPNGEIVYLHPKDGVFPEKVNEGRVYAGKKDRNIGSNTEPAKVKFSGTTTYDI
- the serA gene encoding phosphoglycerate dehydrogenase; this encodes MPKVLVSDPIDQVGIDILSQVAQVDVKTGLPPEELIRIVPEYDAMMIRSETKVTKEIIEAATQLKIIGRAGVGVDNVDVPAATRKGIVVVNSPEGNTIAAAEHALAMMLSLSRHIPEANQSVKNNKWERKRFVGTEVYKKTLGIVGLGKIGSHVAAVAKAMGMKLLAYDPFISIERADQIGCRLVDLDLLFREADYITLHIPKTPETTHLIGTESIAKMKPTARIINCARGGIIDEDALLQALKEGKIAGAALDVFEKEPLGESDLRSLGKEVILTPHLGASTAEAQVNVAVDVAEQIRDVLLGLPARSAVNIPGLHPDALEKLRPYLQLAETLGNMVGQLAGGRVESLNIRLQGDLANNQSQPVVVAALKGLLSQALRERVNYVNASIEAKERGIHVVETRDADVRDYSGSLQLSAKGALGEHSVTGALLGDNEIRITSVDEFPVNVDPTQHMLFTLHRDMPGIIGRIGSLLGSFNVNIASMQVGRKIVRGDAVMVLSLDDPLPEGILAEITKVPGIKDAYTVTL